Below is a genomic region from Bacillus mycoides.
TGATGGAAAGAAAGAGCCGTACCGCTTGAAATTTCGCAGACCGTCTTTTTATAATTTGCAAATCTTACCGAAGTTATTGAAAGGTGAAAACATCGCCAATTTAATTACGATTTTAGGTGGGGTTGATATTGTACTTGGGGAGGTTGACGGCTAATGATTGAGACGCTCTTACAATCACCTTCAAGCTGGACGAATTTCTTCATTTTTTTCGGATTAGCGGTGCTTCTATTATTTGCAGTCCTTGGCTTCGTTACATACGGTATTTTGGCAGAACGGAAAGTGATGGGATTTATGCAAGGGCGGATTGGACCAAACCAAGTTGGGGGCCGGTTCGGTTTACTCCAAACGGTAGCTGATGTTTTGAAATTATTATTAAAAGAAGATAGTATTCCGAAAGCTGCAGATAAACCGTTGTTTATATTAGCGCCTGTTATTGCATTCGCACCAGCATTTATGGTGCTTGCGGTTATCCCGTTTACTGATAAATTTCAGTTCGCGGATATTGGCGTAGGGTTACTGTATTACATTGCTGTCTCTGGGATTACGACGATCGGAGTTGTAACTGGGGGATGGGCATCAAATAATAAATATTCCCTTTTAGGAGGGATGCGTGCGGCAGCGCAAATGATTTCTTATGAGATTCCACTTGTGATGAGTGTAATTGGCGTCGTTTTGTTAGCTGGTAGTCTTAACTTGAATGAAATTGTAGCGGCGCAGGAAAAGGTATGGTACATTTTCGCACAGCCAATCGGTTTCGTCATTTTCTTAATCGCGGCAGTTGCAGAGTTAAATAGGACACCGTTTGATTTACCCGAAGCGGAGTCAGAACTTGTTTCAGGATACCATACGGAATACTCAGGTTTTCGCTGGGCGTTTTTCATGCTTTCAGAGTATGTGTATTTCTTCGGGATGTCATCTTTAATTACAGTACTCTTTTTAGGAGGCTGGAATCCAGTTATGTTCCTTGGGTTTATTCCAGGAGCCGTATGGTTTGCTTTGAAATTCAGCAGTGTGGTCTTTCTATTGATTTGGTTCCGCGTTACGTTCCCGCGCATAAGAGGTGACCAGTTAATGGAGTTTGGTTGGAAAGTATTATTACCAATCGCACTTGCAAATATTTTCTTAACGGCATTGATTAAGGAGCTATTCTTCTAATCTATAAAGGGGGTGCCAGTAAGAGATGAAAGGACTATTTAAAGGGTTAAAATATACGCTTAGTAATTTGAGTAAGAAAAAGGTGACGTATGATTATCCAAATCAACCGTTGCCATTACCAGACCGATTTCGAGGTATTCAAAAGTTTTATCCAGAGAAATGTATTGTTTGTAATCAGTGTTCCAACATTTGTCCGACAGATTGCATTCAATTAACAGGAAAAAAACATCCTGATCCTACGAAAAAAGGGAAAATTATCGACACGTATGATATTAATTTTGAAATTTGTATTCTTTGCGATTTATGTACAGAAGTTTGCCCGACAGAGGCGATTGTAATGACAAATAACTTTGAACTTGCAGAGTATTCACGTGATGATTTATTTAAAAATTTGCAGTGGCTTGACGAGAACGACGAGAACGTCAGGAAGGAGAATAAAGCATGAACGGCGAGTTTGTAGCTTTCTTTATATTATCCTTGTCTGCGATTATCGGCGGTGTTCTTATGCTGAATTTAACGAAAGTAATGCATATGATGCTGGCCCTTGTGCTTACGTTCCTTAGCATTGCGGGTTTGTACTTTCTCTTATCAGCCGAATTTATCGGAGTGGCACAAATTTTACTTTACTCTGGTGCAATCACTATTATTATGATTTTTGGTATTATGTTAACGAAACATAACGCGGAAAATGAATCGCGCCTTACTCTTCGAAAATGGATTATCTTCTTTGCGGTTGTAGCATTTGGAGCAGTTATGTATTTCGCTGTTAATAGTATCGATTTTTCAAATCAAAGCACACAAGGAAGTTTACCTCTCCATGAAAATAACACACTTCAAATCGGTACACTTCTCTATTCAAAATATATTATTCCATTCGAATTAACCTCAGTTATTTTACTTGTAGCACTTGTAGGAGCGATTATCCTTGCGAAGAAGGATGAGGGAGAGGAGGATTCCCATGAGTAGCGTTCCGGCTTCTGCGTATTTAACACTTGCGATTATTTTGTTTTGCATCGGCTTATTTGGAGCTTTAACAAAGCGAAATACAGTAATTGTACTAGTTTGTATCGAATTGATGTTAAACGCCGCCAATTTAAATCTAGTAGCGTTTAGTAAATTAGGCTTGTTTCCGAATTTAACAGGACAAATTTTTTCGCTGTTTACGATGTCTGTAGCGGCAGCGGAGGCAGCGGTAGGTCTTGCAATTTTGATTGCTTTGTACCGTAATCGCCCGACAGTTCATGTAGATGAGATGGATACGCTCAAAGGATAGCATTGTGACCGAAAAGGGGGAAGGAAACAATGATCGATTATGCATGGCTCATACCGCTTTTCCCGCTTGTTTCGTTTTTGTTACTTATTGTGTTCGGGAAGAAAATTAGAGAGGGAAGTAGTGTACTAGGTATTTTCTTTACCTTTCTCTCCTTTATATCCGCGGTAGTGGTACTAATAGAACGATTTTCATCCGAGGCAGTGAAGCATAAGTGGGTATGGCTTAGGGTAGGAGATATAGATATATCATTTGGTTTTGAAGTTACCGCATTAGGGGCTTTAATGTTGTTTATCGTTACACTTGTGAGTTTTCTTGTACATGTGTACTCAAAAGGTTATATGAAAGGTGACACCAGATTACCAACCTTTTATGCATATTTAGGGCTCTTTACCTTTGCGATGCTTGGGCTAGTTATATCGACGAATTTATTACAGCTTTATATATTTTGGGAGTTAGTCGGCCTTGGTTCGTTTTTACTTATCGGTTTTTATTTCTTTAAAGAAGAAGCGAAGGCTGCTGCGAAAAAGGCTTTTATTATGACACGCATTGGGGATGTTGGGCTATTTACTGGGATGATATTAATTTTTTGGCACGCAGGTAGTTTTGAATATGACGCGATTTTTAAAGCGATTCATACGGGCGACCTCTCTCCTTCTATGATTACAATAACGGCGATATTAATTTTTATCGGTGCGATGGGGAAATCGGGTCAGTTCCCGCTTCATACATGGTTGCCAGATGCAATGGAAGGACCGACGCCTGTTTCGGCGCTTATTCACGCGGCAACGATGGTTGCAGCCGGTGTATATTTAGTAGCGACGATGTTCCCGCTATTTTCAGCAAGTGCGGTAGCGATGCAAACTGTGGCAATCGTTGGGGCTTTCACCGCAATCTTTGCGGCCTCTATCGGTCTAGTGCAAACTGATATTAAGAGGGTTCTTGCTTACTCTACAGTTAGTCAGCTCGGGTATATGATGCTTGCGCTAGGCTCGGCTGGTTATGTAGCTGGTATCTTTCACTTAACGACACACGCCTTTTTTAAAGCATTATTGTTCCTGGCAGCAGGAAGTGTAATTCATGCAGTCCATACGCAAAACATTAATAAAATGGGCGGTTTACAGAAAAAGATGAAAGTAACCGGTGCACTATTTTTAATAGGCACACTTGCAATTAGTGGTGTTCCCCTTCTTTCCGGATTTTTTAGTAAAGATGAAATTTTAGCGGCGGCTTGGATGAATGGCAATTACTTTCTATTCGTTTTAGCAGTAATTGCGGCATTTCTAACAGCATTTTATATGTTCCGTCTATATTTTCTTGTCTTTACGGGGGAAACGAAGACGAAGGAAGAGGTGCATGAATCGCCTCGCACCATGACGTATCCGATGATTGTCCTTGGTGTCCTTGCGGTAGTGGCAGGTTATATAAATACACCGTGGTTCGGAACGTTTCTTGGGGATTGGCTTACGAAAGATATAGGATTCCAGGTGAAGGAAGTGCATGGACCTGTTTGGATTATGGTTGTTGCGACGCTCGTTTCATTTGCGGGAATTGCCCTCGCATATTTCATATATGGCAAGAAATCTATCTCTAGAGATTGGGCCGGTGGAGAAGGGACGTCTCTTTATAACCTTTTGAAAGAAAAATATTATGTGGATGAACTATACAATGCGACGGTGCTTCCTATTACGAAAGGAATCGCTCATGTGCTTCGCTTATTTGAAGTATACGTTGTAGAAGGAATCGCAGTTTTAATTGCTGGACTCGTTAAAGGTATGAGTGGACTAGGATCACGGCTTCAAAACGGGAATGTACAAGTGTATGGAACTGTAACAGCAGTTTCGCTCGCAGTGCTCCTAATTATTTTGTTATATACGGGAGGGGATTTACGGTGAATGGATTGCTATTAACGTTCTTCATTTTTTCCCCGCTTTTAGGAATTCTCTTGCTTTTATTAACGCCGAAACGAGAATCGCGTACAGTGCAGGCGCTTGGTTTATTCGGAACGGCGCTTCCATTTGGAATTGCTATCGTCCTTGCTTGTACATACGCTTCAGGAAAGAGCTTATCGATATTTGATGAAAAAGTGAAATGGATTAAATTTGGGGATTTCACAGCAGTGGACAAAAGGTGGTTTTCAATTTATTACGAGCTCGGCATTGATGGTTTATCGCTTGTAATGATGTTGCTCACAGCCCTTCTAGCGATGCTTGCAGCTATTGCGGCATTTTCTATTAAAAGAAATTTGAAAGCATTCTACATGCTGTTACTCATGTTAGAAATAGGTATGCTCGGTGTCTTTGCTGCTCAAAATTTAATGTTGTTCTTCATGTTCTTTGAGATTACGTTGCCACCAATGTTTTTATTAATTGGCAAGTGGGGGAAATTGTCGAGTGAAAAGGCTGCATATAGTTATTTAATATATAACGGTATTGGATCAGCTATTTTACTTATCGTTTTCTCGGTTTTATTTGCGAAAACAGGTACGACAAATATTGCGGAGCTTAAAGAAATATTAACGAGTGTAGGTGCTGGGGGAGGAATGGCCGTTTCAAGTAACTTACAGTTCGGCTTGTTTCTTTCCATAATGATTGCTTTCGCGATTAAACTCCCTGTTTTCCCTTTGCATCGCTGGATGGTCAATGTACACATAGAAGCGCATCCTGCTGTAGTTATGCTTCATGCGGGGGTTTTGCTGAAGATTGGTGCGTACGGTATTGTTCGCTTCGGGAAAGGGCTATTCCCAGAATATTTTCGTGAGTTTGCAACGCTAATCGCAATTTTAGGGGTAATTAATTTATTGTATGGGGCCTTTCTAGCACTCATCCAAACGGACTTTAGAAAGGTACTTGCTTACTCTAGTATTTCGCATATGGGCATTGTATTAATGGGGCTTGCGGCGTTAAATGCACCAGGTACACAAGGGGCGCTATTCCAAGTTGTGTCTCACGGTTTAATTGCAGCCTTGCTCTTCTTCTTACTTGGCATCATTGAAGAGCGTTTCGGGACGTCGGATATTACAGAACTTGGTGGACTCGCAAAAAGTGTTCCAGTGCTTAGCGGCTTCTTCTTGGCGGGAGGTATGGCATCGCTTGGAATGCCAGGGATGTCCGGATTTATTAGCGAATTTCTTGCCTTTCTCGGTTTATTCCAAGGGAAACCGGTTATCGCCGCCGCGGGTGTACTTGGAATTATTTTAACCGCTGTATACGTATTAAGAGCGATACTTCAAGTGACATTTGGTAAGAAAGAATGGGAAGCGAAATCTGATATACACGGATGGGAGTACGTCCCTGTTATAGTGCTTATCATTTGTATTATTGCAATTGGAGTAATGCCAGAACTACTAGGGGATCCGCTTCAAACTACATTGAAAACATTGGGGGTGAAGTAGGATGGATATGAACACATTACTTAGCTTATCATGGCATCTCATGGTACCAGAATTCATTATTCTCGGGGCTGCCATCCTTCTTTCCATATGTGATTTGTTTTTTAAGTTGAACCATAGGTACGTAGCGATTAGTGCAATTGCCGCTGTCTTGTTAGCGATAGTGTCATTAATTTCGCTATACAGCGAACCGGCAGGAGATATTTTAAATGGATCGTTTGTGCTAGATGGATTTTCAAAAGGGTTTAAAACGTTGTTGTTAGGCGGAGCAGCTCTCGTTTTATGTATGGCAATGAGCGATGACAAGAAGGAGCCTATTCAAGACAAAGGAGAATATTATTACTTGTTTTTAATGGCGCTCCTAGGAGCGATGTTCATGGCTTCTAGCGTTGATTTCATCACACTATTCGTCGGTTTAGAACTGCTCTCGCTTTCTTCGTATATTCTAGTAGGAATCCGAAAGAGAAACCGCGCATCAAATGAGGCAGCGATGAAATACGTCATTAACGGAGGAATTGGAACAGCAATTACGCTCTTTGGAATGAGCTACTTATATGGTATTACAGGGTCGACCAACATAGTGGAAATGCAAAAGGCATTTACGCAAGAGCTGGCTGGTGGCATTCAATTATTGTTAGCTCTTGCATTTCTACTACTGCTCGTTGGACTCTCGTTCAAAATTGCAACAGTGCCGTTTCATATGTGGGCACCAGATGTATATGAGGGAGCCGCTACACCTGTCGCTGCCTTTCTTGGAACAATTTCTAAAATTTCCGGTTTTTTACTCATTACGCGTTTGTTTCTTATGGTGTTTGCAGGTGTGGCAATCCAAGGAGACGCACAATCTTTATACGGGCGTATGAGCATATACATTGCGGTGCTAGCGAGTATTACGATGATTGTTGGGAACGTAGTAGCATTAAAGCAATACAACGTAAAACGTCTATTTGCCTATTCAGGTATCGCGCATGCTGGATATTTGCTAGTCCCCCTTGTAGCGCTATCGCAGTTTACGATGGATAGTATGTGGTTTTATATGCTTGCATATATGCTTATGAATATAGGAGCATTTGCAATCATCCACGGATTAATCTTACAAAATGATAAGGAAAATATGACGATTTTCACAGGGTTATATAAGCGGTCCCCCTTTACAGCTATAGTGATGACGGTCTTTATTTTATCATTAGCTGGAATACCCGGGACAGCAGGTTTCATCGGGAAAATTAACATCTTTTTAGGGGCACTTCATGTTGAACCTGCTCATTACGTATTAGCTTCTATTATGATGGGGACAACAGTTATTTCATTCGTATATTACTTCCGGATATTACAGCAAATGTTTTTCCGCACGGGAGAGACAGAAGAAAAGCTTCGGTTACCGTTAAATATAAAGATTGTCATGAGTCTTTGCGCAATTTCAATTGTAATACTAGGGATTATGCCGATGATTGGTTACAATTTCTTCTATGAATATTTTCCATTAATGAAAGATTTCTTCTTCTTAGGGAACGTGGTACAATAGTAAAAATAAAGGGTGTAGAGTCCGTACTCTACGCTTTTTATTTTGGAGTAACAGCAAATGAAAACACCTATAGGTATATGTTTTTTAACAGAAAATTAAGATGTAAAATGTAAGATGCTTATTTGCGTGTGAAAAAGTGTGGCTCCTACTTATTTATGGTATCGTTTTTTACATTTTGCGTAAGTAGTAGCCAAGCAAAAAAAGGGGTCGATTTTTTGGCACATCTTTTAGGGCAACAAGCACTGATTGCCATTGTTTCACATTTATTATTTATTACCATTACGTGGTGGGCCTTACAAGGTATTCACATTGAGCGCTTAATGAAGTCTGGAAAAGTGCTGCAGACGAGAGTATTACTCATCCTAATTACAATTACAATTGGGACATCTGTAAGTAACTTTTTCCTTGATTATTTAGGCTATTCAAAGAGTTTAACGTATTTAGTAAAGTAAGTGTATAGAACCTCATATCTCCGTTAACAATGGGGATAGGAGGGGATGAAATTGAAGTTTAAAGCCATTCTTATCGTTATCGTAAGTGTTGTTTTATTTTTGGTTGGATATAAAGAGATGAAACCTATAAGCGATGAACAGAAAATGGAGAGCATGATTGCAGCTTTAGAGAAGAACGATGCAAAAGTAGAGCGGTGGTCATGGTTAGCGCGAGAAACGAAAACAATTTCTAATATACATACGTTTCAAAAACTGTTAAATGATGTGAAGGAAGAGGCAAACATCGAAAGTTGGGAATTAGAACAATCTCCAGATGGATATAAGGCTACATCCTATAAAAAATCTTCTTCACATGAAGAACGAATAGTAGTAACTTGGAGTAAGGAAAATACTAAAGAAAACACTTTTATTATTTTTGAAGTGAGCGGGGCGAAATGGGACCCGAAGTACGTTCAGAACATAGATGAAATTTTAAGTGAAAAACCTATAATTTACACTTGTGTTCAAGGTGTACTGAATGATAAGATTGAAGGTGTTTTGCAAAATAAAACCAATCAGGTTTTGAAAGATCTTTCAGCAAGAGCGATCGAACAGATAGAAGAAAGAGCATTTGTATCAGTCTCCGCATATAATAAAAAGTGGAATGACGCTCTTTCAACAAATAGAGAGAAAATAAATGTGCAAATAGCAATACGTTCTACAAACAACAAAGATACAATTGTGGTTGGCACACCGATCATAACTTCTGAGTATTGAGTGAATAGATACTGAAAAAAGGACACGGAGGGGAATAATTTGGAAAAGATCATCGTCCGTGGCGGAAAGCGGTTAAGCGGCACAGTGCGTGTTGAGGGCGCAAAAAATGCTGTATTACCTATAATCGCTGCAGCCCTATTAGCGAGTGACGGAAAGAATGTACTATCTGAAGTACCAGTATTATCTGATGTATACACAATTAACGAGGTATTACGTCATTTAAATGCTGAAGTCGTATTTGAAAATAACCAAGTAACAATCGATTCTTCTAAAGAATTAAACATTGAAGCACCATTTGAGTATGTACGTAAGATGCGTGCATCTGTTCAAGTAATGGGACCATTATTAGCACGTAACGGTCGTGCTCGTATTGCACTTCCTGGTGGATGTGCAATTGGTTCACGTCCAATTGACCAACATTTAAAAGGCTTTGAAGCAATGGGAGCGAAAGTAAAAGTTGGTAACGGATTTGTTGAGGCACACGTAGAGGGCGAACTAAAAGGAGCTAAAATTTATTTAGACTTCCCAAGCGTAGGCGCGACAGAAAACATTATGTCTGCAGCTACATTAGCAAAAGGGACAACAGTCCTTGAAAACGCAGCGAAAGAGCCAGAAATCGTTGACTTAGCTAACTTCTTAAATGCAATGGGTGCGAAAGTACGCGGAGCTGGAACTGGAACGATTCGTATTGAAGGCGTTGAAAAATTATATGGTGCAAACCACCCTATTATTCCTGACCGTATTGAAGCAGGAACATTCATGGTTGCAGCGGCAATTACAGGTGGAGACATCTTAATTGAAAATGCTGTGCCTGAACATTTACGCTCAATTACAGCGAAAATGGAAGAAATGGGTGTTAAAATTATTGAGGAAAATGAAGGTGTACGTGTTATCGGCCCAGATAAGTTAAAAGCGGTTGATATTAAAACTATGCCTCATCCAGGTTTCCCAACAGACATGCAATCACAAATGATGGCATTATTACTACATGCTGATGGAACAAGTATGATTACAGAAACGGTATTCGAAAACCGCTTTATGCACGTTGAAGAATTCCGTCGTATGAATGCTGATATTAAAATCGAAGGTCGTTCTGTAATTATGAACGGTCCAAGTAGCCTGCAAGGTGCTGAAGTAGGCGCAACTGATTTACGTGCTGCAGCAGCATTAATCTTAGCTGGTTTAGTATCAGAAGGTTATACTCGTGTAACAGAGTTAAAACATCTTGACCGCGGTTATGTAGACTTCCATAAGAAATTAGCTGCATTAGGTGCAACTATTGAACGTGTAAACGAAAAAGTAGAAGAAGTGAAAGAACAAGAAGTTTCTGATCTTCACGCTTAATTGAAGTAGTCTCTATGTCTTTTGACATAGGGGCTATTTTTTTTTGGGTTATTACTGTTATAGTCAATAAATTCTATACTTATGCACGTCTCAGTAAAAATATTTAGAAAATTTTCGTTTTTATCCTGCTATTTGTGGTCAGTAAGATCCCTGCCTCATTAAAGTTTCAATTTATCCCGCTATTTGCGGGCAGTAAAACTCCCACCTCAAAATTCGGCTGGAGCAAAGAAGTTATGTGGGAGCCCTGCTGCCCGTAAACGCCCGATTGGTGAAGGCTAATAATCAGTGGGGGATGAACAAAACCCCCACTGATTATAGTTTCACTTTATACCGATACCCCCAAGTATGTTCTAAAAGATCCCGTAGTTCCATAAGAATGAAAGGAATCCAACTTTATATTGGGGGAATAGGATGAAATTTTCAAAGCCGCTTTTCATTACAGTAGCGCTCTTAATAGCGCTCGTTATCATTGTACCTGCTGCTCTTGTTATTCCGTTTGCGAAAGCAAAAGTAGGGGAAGAAGCAGCTTCTAAAACTCCTCCAGCGATAGAAAGTATACCAGCTCCAGGGAAAGTGGATACAGCGGTTCAAGTTGCTGTATACCGTGATCAGCAGAAGAAGGTAGAAACATTACCTATGGAGGAGTATGTGGCCGGTGTAGTAGCTTCTGAGATGAATGCCAGCTTTGAAATAGAGGCGCTAAAGGCGCAGGCATTAGCAGCAAGAACATTTGTAGTGCAGCGTATGCTAAGCGGAGGTAAGAAAAACAATGCGGACGTGACAGATACAGTGAAAGATCAAGTGTACAAAAGCAAAGAGGAATTGAAGAAACAATGGGGTAATAACTACGAAAATAATTTAAAGAAAATTGAGGAAGCCGTTTCGAAAACCGCAGGACAAGTTTTAACGTATGATGGAAAACCAATTTCAGCATCCTTCTTCTCAACGAGTAACGGACGAACAGAAAATGCAGCTGATTATTGGGGAAATGATTATCCATACTTAAAGAGTGTAGATAGTCCGTGGGATCAAGCCTCTCCAAAATTTACGAGTGAGCAAAAATTCACAGTATCTGATTTTCAAAAACGTCTCGGTGTGAAAGTACTAGCAAACGGAAAGGTTGGTAATATTAAAGACCTTACGGAAGGAAAGCGAGTAAAGGATGTAGAGTTCCAAGGGAAAACATTAACAGGAAAACAAGTTCGTGAAAAGTTAGATTTACGCTCCTCAGACTTTACGTGGAAACAAGAAGGGGATAACATCACCGTTACGACGAAAGGATTCGGTCACGGCGTCGGTATGAGCCAGTACGGTGCGAATGGCATGGCAGTGGAAGGTAAGAAATATACAGATATCGTCGCTCATTATTATAAAGGCGTTGAAATAAAGACGATGAATGATTATGAAGGAAAGTTAATGGTGAAAAAATAGAACGCAAAAGAGACCGTCTCAAAAGGTGTTTTGGGACGGTCTTTTCATATTTATAAGTTGCTACTATTGTCGAATCGCTGATAAAACTCGAGTTGTGGTCGATATATTCGAAAAATCACCGATAAAATTTTATCCCGCTATTTGTGGGAGTAGGGCTGCCCGTAAAAGCTCGATTGGTGAAGGCTAATAATCAGTGGGGGATGAACAAAACCCCCACTGATTAAAGTTTCACTTTATTTGCCATCATGCGACATGAAAAAAGAGCTACTCTCATCGATTTTGGGACAGGTCCTTATTTGTTATGGTACTTCATGAAATATCATAATTTTCCATTAAATGTTTGATATAATTAGGGAAAAACATTTGGAGGAGACAGAATGGCGTTATTGGAGTTGAAACAATTAGGGAAGACGAACCAGTTGCCGGCAATTGAACTGGAGGTTGAAAAAGGGCAATGTGTTGTTTTGCAGTGCAATAATCATACAGCTAAAGTGTTGCATCGCATTATTATCGGAGAAGAAGAGGCTTCTT
It encodes:
- the nuoH gene encoding NADH-quinone oxidoreductase subunit NuoH, encoding MIETLLQSPSSWTNFFIFFGLAVLLLFAVLGFVTYGILAERKVMGFMQGRIGPNQVGGRFGLLQTVADVLKLLLKEDSIPKAADKPLFILAPVIAFAPAFMVLAVIPFTDKFQFADIGVGLLYYIAVSGITTIGVVTGGWASNNKYSLLGGMRAAAQMISYEIPLVMSVIGVVLLAGSLNLNEIVAAQEKVWYIFAQPIGFVIFLIAAVAELNRTPFDLPEAESELVSGYHTEYSGFRWAFFMLSEYVYFFGMSSLITVLFLGGWNPVMFLGFIPGAVWFALKFSSVVFLLIWFRVTFPRIRGDQLMEFGWKVLLPIALANIFLTALIKELFF
- the nuoI gene encoding NADH-quinone oxidoreductase subunit NuoI; the protein is MKGLFKGLKYTLSNLSKKKVTYDYPNQPLPLPDRFRGIQKFYPEKCIVCNQCSNICPTDCIQLTGKKHPDPTKKGKIIDTYDINFEICILCDLCTEVCPTEAIVMTNNFELAEYSRDDLFKNLQWLDENDENVRKENKA
- a CDS encoding NADH-quinone oxidoreductase subunit J — encoded protein: MNGEFVAFFILSLSAIIGGVLMLNLTKVMHMMLALVLTFLSIAGLYFLLSAEFIGVAQILLYSGAITIIMIFGIMLTKHNAENESRLTLRKWIIFFAVVAFGAVMYFAVNSIDFSNQSTQGSLPLHENNTLQIGTLLYSKYIIPFELTSVILLVALVGAIILAKKDEGEEDSHE
- the nuoK gene encoding NADH-quinone oxidoreductase subunit NuoK, yielding MSSVPASAYLTLAIILFCIGLFGALTKRNTVIVLVCIELMLNAANLNLVAFSKLGLFPNLTGQIFSLFTMSVAAAEAAVGLAILIALYRNRPTVHVDEMDTLKG
- the nuoL gene encoding NADH-quinone oxidoreductase subunit L is translated as MIDYAWLIPLFPLVSFLLLIVFGKKIREGSSVLGIFFTFLSFISAVVVLIERFSSEAVKHKWVWLRVGDIDISFGFEVTALGALMLFIVTLVSFLVHVYSKGYMKGDTRLPTFYAYLGLFTFAMLGLVISTNLLQLYIFWELVGLGSFLLIGFYFFKEEAKAAAKKAFIMTRIGDVGLFTGMILIFWHAGSFEYDAIFKAIHTGDLSPSMITITAILIFIGAMGKSGQFPLHTWLPDAMEGPTPVSALIHAATMVAAGVYLVATMFPLFSASAVAMQTVAIVGAFTAIFAASIGLVQTDIKRVLAYSTVSQLGYMMLALGSAGYVAGIFHLTTHAFFKALLFLAAGSVIHAVHTQNINKMGGLQKKMKVTGALFLIGTLAISGVPLLSGFFSKDEILAAAWMNGNYFLFVLAVIAAFLTAFYMFRLYFLVFTGETKTKEEVHESPRTMTYPMIVLGVLAVVAGYINTPWFGTFLGDWLTKDIGFQVKEVHGPVWIMVVATLVSFAGIALAYFIYGKKSISRDWAGGEGTSLYNLLKEKYYVDELYNATVLPITKGIAHVLRLFEVYVVEGIAVLIAGLVKGMSGLGSRLQNGNVQVYGTVTAVSLAVLLIILLYTGGDLR
- a CDS encoding NADH-quinone oxidoreductase subunit M gives rise to the protein MNGLLLTFFIFSPLLGILLLLLTPKRESRTVQALGLFGTALPFGIAIVLACTYASGKSLSIFDEKVKWIKFGDFTAVDKRWFSIYYELGIDGLSLVMMLLTALLAMLAAIAAFSIKRNLKAFYMLLLMLEIGMLGVFAAQNLMLFFMFFEITLPPMFLLIGKWGKLSSEKAAYSYLIYNGIGSAILLIVFSVLFAKTGTTNIAELKEILTSVGAGGGMAVSSNLQFGLFLSIMIAFAIKLPVFPLHRWMVNVHIEAHPAVVMLHAGVLLKIGAYGIVRFGKGLFPEYFREFATLIAILGVINLLYGAFLALIQTDFRKVLAYSSISHMGIVLMGLAALNAPGTQGALFQVVSHGLIAALLFFLLGIIEERFGTSDITELGGLAKSVPVLSGFFLAGGMASLGMPGMSGFISEFLAFLGLFQGKPVIAAAGVLGIILTAVYVLRAILQVTFGKKEWEAKSDIHGWEYVPVIVLIICIIAIGVMPELLGDPLQTTLKTLGVK
- the nuoN gene encoding NADH-quinone oxidoreductase subunit NuoN; its protein translation is MNTLLSLSWHLMVPEFIILGAAILLSICDLFFKLNHRYVAISAIAAVLLAIVSLISLYSEPAGDILNGSFVLDGFSKGFKTLLLGGAALVLCMAMSDDKKEPIQDKGEYYYLFLMALLGAMFMASSVDFITLFVGLELLSLSSYILVGIRKRNRASNEAAMKYVINGGIGTAITLFGMSYLYGITGSTNIVEMQKAFTQELAGGIQLLLALAFLLLLVGLSFKIATVPFHMWAPDVYEGAATPVAAFLGTISKISGFLLITRLFLMVFAGVAIQGDAQSLYGRMSIYIAVLASITMIVGNVVALKQYNVKRLFAYSGIAHAGYLLVPLVALSQFTMDSMWFYMLAYMLMNIGAFAIIHGLILQNDKENMTIFTGLYKRSPFTAIVMTVFILSLAGIPGTAGFIGKINIFLGALHVEPAHYVLASIMMGTTVISFVYYFRILQQMFFRTGETEEKLRLPLNIKIVMSLCAISIVILGIMPMIGYNFFYEYFPLMKDFFFLGNVVQ
- a CDS encoding DUF1146 family protein, encoding MAHLLGQQALIAIVSHLLFITITWWALQGIHIERLMKSGKVLQTRVLLILITITIGTSVSNFFLDYLGYSKSLTYLVK
- a CDS encoding YwmB family TATA-box binding protein, with translation MKFKAILIVIVSVVLFLVGYKEMKPISDEQKMESMIAALEKNDAKVERWSWLARETKTISNIHTFQKLLNDVKEEANIESWELEQSPDGYKATSYKKSSSHEERIVVTWSKENTKENTFIIFEVSGAKWDPKYVQNIDEILSEKPIIYTCVQGVLNDKIEGVLQNKTNQVLKDLSARAIEQIEERAFVSVSAYNKKWNDALSTNREKINVQIAIRSTNNKDTIVVGTPIITSEY
- the murA gene encoding UDP-N-acetylglucosamine 1-carboxyvinyltransferase, producing MEKIIVRGGKRLSGTVRVEGAKNAVLPIIAAALLASDGKNVLSEVPVLSDVYTINEVLRHLNAEVVFENNQVTIDSSKELNIEAPFEYVRKMRASVQVMGPLLARNGRARIALPGGCAIGSRPIDQHLKGFEAMGAKVKVGNGFVEAHVEGELKGAKIYLDFPSVGATENIMSAATLAKGTTVLENAAKEPEIVDLANFLNAMGAKVRGAGTGTIRIEGVEKLYGANHPIIPDRIEAGTFMVAAAITGGDILIENAVPEHLRSITAKMEEMGVKIIEENEGVRVIGPDKLKAVDIKTMPHPGFPTDMQSQMMALLLHADGTSMITETVFENRFMHVEEFRRMNADIKIEGRSVIMNGPSSLQGAEVGATDLRAAAALILAGLVSEGYTRVTELKHLDRGYVDFHKKLAALGATIERVNEKVEEVKEQEVSDLHA